A region of Catenibacterium mitsuokai DNA encodes the following proteins:
- a CDS encoding HAD family hydrolase has translation MLENKKNVLFDMDGLLIDSEALGIKMWEKVFAQHNEPFNPEAAYRSIGSNGLASQEILEKLTGNRYYFTRFREDKIRETRKYLETNPMPVKKGAHELLTYLKDNGYTLVLTSSTFEPDVLFSLKSAGLDQYFDKFVCGDHVTRAKPNPEIFNKAIEIYGLNKEETFILEDSRNGIIAADAAGIDVIGVPDLVDISDMTQPHLLCIKENLLKVLDLIK, from the coding sequence ATGTTAGAAAATAAGAAGAATGTATTATTTGATATGGATGGATTACTCATTGATAGTGAAGCTTTAGGAATCAAGATGTGGGAAAAGGTATTTGCACAACATAATGAACCATTTAACCCGGAAGCTGCCTATAGATCAATTGGTTCAAATGGCCTGGCATCACAAGAAATACTAGAAAAACTTACAGGGAATAGATATTACTTTACTCGTTTCAGAGAAGATAAAATCAGAGAAACAAGAAAATACTTAGAAACAAACCCTATGCCAGTAAAAAAGGGTGCTCATGAACTATTAACTTATCTAAAAGATAATGGTTATACATTAGTTCTTACTAGTTCTACATTTGAACCAGATGTACTATTTTCTCTCAAGTCTGCTGGTTTAGATCAATATTTTGATAAGTTTGTATGTGGTGATCATGTCACTCGTGCCAAACCTAATCCTGAAATATTTAATAAAGCTATTGAAATCTATGGTCTAAACAAGGAAGAAACATTCATTCTAGAAGATTCTAGAAATGGTATTATTGCGGCAGATGCTGCAGGTATTGATGTCATTGGTGTACCTGATTTAGTAGATATTAGTGATATGACACAACCTCATCTACTTTGTATCAAAGAAAATCTTCTAAAAGTGCTCGATTTAATAAAATAA
- a CDS encoding SseB family protein translates to MDYNGLSIVSPQYYPDDEEWNDFFSLWYQDYNLNTDITEHFHYLISHSDYLVMVQRPLNNDDSDYEIISVSGEDQQSYLPAFTNIKEITDYIDLPEPQEGYQVEIMVASYKRLLEEIYTRTEGLSGLVINPFSQKLIADEKLLNSIGHNTTTGINHQEDLPSLVPANLKFKKNMKIYYSNGRNPRVKEFLKESVEALMEDGVFACPVLVNKKDLYTNKTGELEIYTGAEIYIKPLMCSHADSNKLYISLFTGLEDVKRVDMTHNEPDMEMIITCQSFESYKDMLFSSNAFCGILINPFTDHLGFSKDMLDEMFYNKETIN, encoded by the coding sequence ATGGATTACAATGGTTTAAGTATTGTATCACCACAATATTATCCTGATGATGAAGAATGGAATGATTTCTTTAGCCTTTGGTATCAGGACTATAATTTAAATACAGATATCACAGAACATTTTCATTATCTAATATCTCATTCAGATTATCTAGTTATGGTTCAAAGACCATTAAACAATGATGATTCCGATTATGAAATCATTTCTGTATCTGGTGAAGATCAACAATCCTATTTACCTGCTTTCACAAATATAAAGGAAATAACAGACTATATAGACCTTCCAGAACCACAAGAAGGCTACCAGGTAGAAATAATGGTAGCATCCTATAAACGTCTCTTAGAAGAGATATATACACGTACAGAAGGGTTAAGCGGTCTAGTCATTAATCCTTTCTCACAAAAGCTGATAGCTGATGAAAAACTATTAAATAGTATAGGACACAATACAACAACAGGTATTAATCATCAAGAAGATTTACCAAGTCTTGTACCAGCTAATCTTAAGTTTAAAAAGAACATGAAGATTTATTACTCTAATGGTAGAAATCCACGTGTTAAAGAATTCCTAAAAGAAAGTGTAGAAGCCCTTATGGAGGATGGGGTCTTTGCTTGTCCAGTACTTGTAAATAAGAAAGATTTATATACAAATAAGACAGGAGAACTTGAAATATATACAGGTGCTGAAATTTATATCAAACCACTCATGTGTTCTCATGCTGATTCTAATAAACTCTATATTAGTTTATTTACAGGATTAGAAGATGTAAAAAGAGTAGATATGACACATAATGAACCAGACATGGAAATGATTATTACATGTCAATCCTTTGAATCATACAAAGATATGCTCTTTTCTAGTAATGCATTTTGTGGTATTCTCATTAATCCTTTTACAGATCATCTAGGCTTTTCTAAAGACATGCTAGATGAAATGTTTTATAATAAAGAAACAATCAACTAG
- a CDS encoding ChbG/HpnK family deacetylase encodes MKIMVRADDLGYIRGVNYGIYDTVKKGVIKNIGFMVNMPDSVEGYELVKDLDVCLGQHTNVCIGTPISDPKLIPSLVDENGQFKSSRTYRQSKEDFVVLEEAIIEIEAQYERFKEITHQEPSYFEAHAVASDNLLKGIEIVAKRHNLKFNDISFDGTPVDLAGEKLYMHMESMKEGYDPFKSFKEMVENAHDDGCDLLVCHPGYLDAQILRTSSLTLDRTKEAEMLCSEELKDYLKEHDIHLYTYDEIGH; translated from the coding sequence ATGAAGATTATGGTACGTGCTGATGATTTAGGTTACATCCGAGGTGTGAATTATGGTATCTATGATACAGTAAAGAAAGGTGTGATTAAGAATATTGGTTTCATGGTGAATATGCCTGATTCAGTAGAAGGCTATGAACTTGTAAAGGATTTAGATGTCTGTTTAGGGCAGCATACCAATGTATGTATTGGTACTCCTATTAGTGATCCAAAACTAATTCCTAGTCTTGTAGATGAGAATGGACAATTCAAATCAAGTAGAACATATAGACAAAGTAAAGAAGACTTTGTAGTACTAGAAGAAGCCATTATAGAAATAGAAGCACAATATGAAAGATTTAAAGAAATTACACATCAAGAACCTTCTTATTTTGAAGCCCATGCAGTAGCCAGTGATAATCTATTAAAAGGTATTGAAATTGTTGCGAAAAGACACAATTTAAAGTTCAACGATATTTCTTTTGATGGGACACCTGTTGATCTGGCAGGAGAAAAACTCTATATGCATATGGAGAGTATGAAGGAAGGCTATGATCCTTTTAAATCTTTTAAAGAAATGGTAGAGAATGCACATGATGATGGTTGTGATTTATTAGTTTGTCATCCAGGATACCTAGATGCACAAATACTACGTACTTCTTCTCTCACTCTTGATCGTACAAAAGAAGCAGAGATGTTATGTTCAGAAGAACTCAAAGACTATCTTAAAGAACATGATATACACTTATATACATATGATGAAATAGGACACTAA
- the mscL gene encoding large conductance mechanosensitive channel protein MscL has product MKKLWNEFKEFAFKGNVIDMAVGVILGTAITAVVTSLVQDIIMPVLSAIIKIPSDITELTLKVNNINIKYGSFLSNLINFLLMAFCIFICIKAINKVMSFRKKEEEAVPAPKPEDIALLEEIRDLLKEKK; this is encoded by the coding sequence ATGAAAAAACTATGGAATGAATTCAAAGAATTCGCATTTAAAGGCAATGTCATTGATATGGCTGTCGGTGTTATTTTGGGGACTGCCATCACTGCTGTTGTTACATCTCTTGTACAGGATATTATCATGCCTGTATTATCTGCAATCATTAAGATTCCATCTGATATTACAGAACTTACACTTAAAGTAAATAATATTAATATCAAGTATGGATCATTCCTTTCTAACCTTATTAACTTCTTATTAATGGCTTTCTGTATCTTTATCTGCATTAAAGCGATTAATAAGGTAATGAGCTTCCGTAAGAAGGAAGAAGAAGCAGTCCCTGCACCAAAACCAGAAGATATTGCATTACTAGAAGAAATCAGAGATCTTTTAAAAGAAAAAAAATAA
- a CDS encoding SseB family protein has protein sequence MSKPLLSTTPVETTDKDWKESCGKYGEASFTATKLEDDLMHTLKASTFLTYISVDDDDEDSYFLQTVCDDDGDEWYAIYTTVENAQNSSILEDSDFPDRHNVLVEVDYEFLLNELFNTGDDEIYGMVIDPETDAFTLDRNTLSHMGIEENDGVDHHETIGHRVPGNMEFSWLYDEYMEAQGEEEKEKFSLVMDDLVSRSCLALMTIVNKSDLMTLPDGTYELKKDAPMIIPSLSAEDDEGNELSYLPLFTSNEQIDKWGIKDNVELKEGQVLISECRPFDQHIATFLGAGEYDALLINPFDQAFIISKEFIKAISGHQEEDETPAA, from the coding sequence ATGAGTAAACCATTATTAAGCACAACACCAGTAGAAACAACAGATAAAGATTGGAAAGAAAGCTGTGGTAAATATGGAGAAGCTTCTTTTACTGCCACTAAATTAGAAGATGATTTAATGCATACATTAAAGGCTTCTACATTCCTTACATATATTTCTGTAGACGATGATGATGAAGATTCATACTTTTTACAGACAGTATGTGATGATGACGGAGATGAATGGTATGCGATTTATACGACTGTAGAAAATGCACAGAACTCTTCTATTCTAGAAGATTCTGATTTCCCAGATCGTCATAATGTATTAGTAGAAGTAGACTATGAATTCTTATTAAATGAATTATTCAATACAGGTGATGATGAAATCTATGGTATGGTCATTGATCCAGAAACAGATGCATTTACTCTAGATAGAAACACATTAAGCCATATGGGTATTGAAGAAAATGACGGTGTAGACCATCATGAAACAATTGGTCATAGAGTACCAGGTAATATGGAATTTTCTTGGTTATATGATGAATATATGGAAGCACAAGGTGAAGAAGAAAAAGAAAAGTTCTCTTTAGTTATGGATGATTTAGTCTCACGTTCATGTCTTGCATTAATGACGATTGTGAATAAATCAGATTTAATGACTTTGCCAGATGGTACCTATGAATTAAAAAAGGATGCACCTATGATTATTCCTTCATTATCTGCAGAAGATGATGAAGGTAATGAATTAAGCTATTTACCACTCTTTACATCTAATGAACAGATTGATAAATGGGGTATCAAAGATAATGTTGAATTAAAGGAAGGGCAGGTATTAATCAGCGAATGTCGTCCATTTGATCAGCATATTGCTACATTCTTAGGTGCTGGAGAATATGACGCTTTATTAATTAACCCTTTTGATCAGGCATTTATTATCAGCAAGGAGTTCATCAAGGCTATAAGCGGTCATCAGGAAGAAGACGAAACACCTGCTGCATAA
- a CDS encoding SseB family protein, with protein MNYKPFNNSQVFNASRWTESLDTWKKAQADKEVAYRAFIKNLTESHYYGYMNLPENGENIDYDHSFFTISPQDGSSNFISVYTTIKELESSLAKPETSMPGRKVEAVEVNYAFLTRELTLADGEQIDGIVINPFSDDYILTREELVQISKRLCNGLNHTEDLGNFTPANIFIKEIWKIFQNTEDDDKKAEIFSHMMEAFDDALFALPIMVRKEDLVVEDGNTYIARSDADLAIRMLSSEDNGDQANIVPLFTSQEDIETLDGWNAEDEERKSILMAADLDTHLGGLNNGEAFDALVINPFTDNIVLTKEILTTMGLIEGEE; from the coding sequence TTGAATTACAAACCTTTTAACAATTCACAGGTATTTAATGCATCAAGATGGACTGAATCCCTTGATACCTGGAAAAAGGCTCAGGCTGACAAAGAAGTCGCTTATAGAGCATTCATTAAGAATCTTACAGAATCACACTATTATGGTTATATGAACCTACCAGAAAATGGTGAAAACATTGATTATGATCATTCATTCTTTACTATTTCACCACAAGATGGCAGCAGTAACTTTATTTCTGTCTATACTACAATTAAAGAATTAGAAAGCAGTCTTGCGAAACCTGAAACATCAATGCCAGGAAGAAAAGTAGAAGCAGTAGAGGTCAACTATGCTTTCCTAACAAGAGAATTAACACTTGCGGATGGTGAACAGATTGATGGTATTGTGATTAACCCATTTAGTGATGACTATATTCTTACAAGAGAAGAATTAGTACAGATTTCTAAACGTTTATGTAATGGTTTAAATCATACAGAAGATTTAGGTAACTTCACTCCTGCAAATATCTTTATTAAAGAAATTTGGAAGATTTTCCAGAATACTGAAGATGATGATAAGAAAGCAGAAATCTTTAGTCATATGATGGAAGCATTTGATGATGCTTTATTCGCATTACCTATAATGGTAAGAAAAGAAGATTTAGTAGTAGAAGATGGTAATACATATATTGCTAGATCAGATGCAGATCTTGCGATTAGAATGTTATCAAGTGAAGACAATGGTGATCAAGCTAATATTGTTCCACTCTTTACATCACAGGAAGATATTGAAACATTAGATGGCTGGAATGCTGAAGATGAAGAAAGAAAATCTATACTAATGGCTGCTGATCTTGATACTCATCTAGGAGGACTTAATAATGGTGAAGCTTTTGATGCACTTGTTATTAATCCATTCACAGATAATATTGTACTTACAAAAGAAATCCTAACTACAATGGGATTAATAGAAGGGGAGGAGTAA
- a CDS encoding L-cysteine desulfidase family protein, which produces MDKELYETYVRILNKELVTAMGCTEPIAIAYAGSLARKALGGMPNKILIEVSGNIIKNVKSVIVPHTHGNKGIETAACIGITGGDAEAELEVISHVKEEDIIAMTELMKSASIKVQPLESPYSLDIRLTVSNDEHEAMVHIAGTHTHIVEMTKDNETIVCGEALKQTIDEDYLTLTMHDIYTFAKEVEIDDVKELLDQMIACNTAIAQEGMHGDYGANIGKVIAIRKDLPSLLKAYAAAGSDARMNGCELPVVINSGSGNQGLTVSVPLIIYAEREHLDKEKLYRALVISNLTAIHLKTEIGRLSAFCGAVSAGAACGAGLAYLKDASEEVMNHTIVNALAITSGIICDGAKASCAAKIAVSVEAGILGYDMYMNGQQFYGGDGIISKGIENTIHNIGVLGSQGMASTDLEIIKIMCE; this is translated from the coding sequence AAGAACTTTATGAGACTTATGTAAGAATCTTAAATAAGGAACTCGTAACTGCCATGGGATGTACAGAACCTATCGCAATTGCGTATGCAGGAAGTCTCGCAAGAAAGGCATTAGGTGGTATGCCAAATAAGATCTTGATTGAAGTCAGTGGTAATATCATCAAGAATGTTAAGAGTGTTATTGTGCCTCATACTCATGGAAACAAAGGTATTGAAACAGCTGCCTGTATTGGGATTACAGGTGGAGATGCAGAAGCCGAATTAGAGGTTATTAGTCATGTGAAGGAAGAAGATATTATTGCGATGACTGAACTTATGAAGAGTGCCTCTATTAAGGTACAGCCTTTAGAATCCCCTTATTCTTTAGATATTCGTTTAACTGTATCTAATGATGAACATGAAGCAATGGTACATATTGCGGGAACACATACACATATTGTAGAAATGACAAAGGATAATGAAACTATTGTATGTGGAGAAGCATTGAAACAGACTATTGATGAAGATTATCTCACTCTTACTATGCATGATATTTATACTTTTGCGAAAGAAGTAGAGATTGATGATGTAAAAGAGTTATTAGATCAGATGATTGCATGTAATACTGCCATTGCGCAAGAAGGAATGCACGGTGATTATGGGGCTAATATTGGTAAGGTGATTGCGATTCGAAAAGATTTACCAAGTCTATTAAAGGCCTATGCAGCAGCTGGTAGTGATGCAAGAATGAATGGTTGTGAACTACCTGTAGTGATTAATTCTGGTAGTGGTAACCAGGGATTAACTGTCTCTGTACCTCTTATTATTTATGCTGAAAGAGAACATTTAGATAAAGAGAAGTTATATCGTGCTCTTGTGATTTCTAACTTAACAGCCATTCATTTAAAGACTGAGATTGGTCGTTTATCTGCTTTCTGTGGTGCAGTGAGTGCAGGTGCTGCATGTGGTGCAGGACTTGCTTATTTAAAGGATGCAAGTGAAGAAGTGATGAATCATACAATCGTGAATGCCTTGGCTATTACTTCTGGTATTATCTGCGATGGTGCTAAAGCAAGCTGTGCTGCAAAGATTGCGGTCAGTGTAGAAGCTGGTATTCTTGGTTATGATATGTATATGAATGGTCAGCAGTTCTATGGTGGAGATGGTATTATTTCTAAGGGTATAGAAAATACAATCCATAACATCGGTGTATTAGGAAGTCAAGGTATGGCTTCTACTGACCTGGAAATTATTAAAATTATGTGTGAATAG